The following coding sequences lie in one Burkholderiales bacterium genomic window:
- the ilvD gene encoding dihydroxy-acid dehydratase yields MPYNQRSKTVTEGDARAPNRSMYYAMGYRDEDFGKPMVGVANAYSTITPCNAGLNVLATRAEAELKTAGANPQVFGTITVSDGISMGTEGMKYSLVSREVIADSIETAVQAEWMDGVLAIGGCDKNMPGALMAMARMNIPSIFVYGGTIKPGHYKGKDLTIVSAFEAVGEFTAGRLSREDFREIEHRSCPGAGSCGGMFTANTMSTSIEAAGMSLPYSSTMAAEDAEKAESAALSAHALVEAIKKQTLPRQIITRKSIENAIAVVMATGGSTNAVLHWLAIAHAAQVEWTLDDFERVRVRTPVLCDMKPSGKYVATDLHQAGGVPQVMKMLLNHGLIHGDCLTITGKTVAENLKDVPDSPAKNQDVIRQWGNPLYPHGHLAILRGNLATEGCVAKTTGLKNLVITGPARVFDSEEAALQAILGDKIKPGDVLVIRYEGPKGGPGMREMLAPTSAIIGKGLGDKVGLITDGRFSGGTWGMVVGHIAPEAFVGGTLALVKEGDSITIDAHQHLLQLNVPEAELAKRRAAWQPPQPRYTRGVLAKYAKLVSSASKGAVTD; encoded by the coding sequence ATGCCTTACAACCAGCGCAGCAAAACCGTTACCGAGGGCGACGCGCGCGCGCCGAACCGCTCGATGTATTACGCAATGGGCTACCGTGACGAGGATTTCGGCAAGCCCATGGTCGGCGTTGCCAACGCCTACAGCACCATCACGCCTTGCAACGCCGGCTTGAATGTTCTGGCAACCCGCGCCGAAGCGGAGCTCAAGACGGCGGGTGCTAATCCGCAGGTATTCGGCACCATCACCGTGTCCGACGGCATTTCCATGGGCACCGAAGGCATGAAATATTCACTGGTCTCGCGCGAGGTGATCGCCGACTCGATTGAGACCGCGGTGCAGGCGGAATGGATGGACGGCGTGCTGGCCATCGGCGGCTGCGACAAGAACATGCCGGGGGCTTTGATGGCGATGGCGCGCATGAACATCCCTTCGATTTTCGTCTACGGCGGCACCATCAAGCCCGGCCACTACAAGGGCAAGGACCTGACCATCGTTTCCGCCTTCGAGGCAGTGGGCGAATTCACCGCCGGCCGCTTGAGCCGCGAGGACTTCAGGGAAATCGAGCACCGCTCCTGCCCGGGCGCGGGCTCCTGCGGCGGCATGTTTACCGCCAACACCATGTCCACCAGCATCGAAGCGGCCGGCATGAGCCTGCCTTACTCCTCCACCATGGCGGCGGAAGACGCTGAAAAAGCGGAGAGCGCGGCGCTATCGGCGCACGCGCTGGTCGAGGCGATTAAAAAGCAGACCCTTCCGCGGCAAATCATCACCCGCAAATCCATCGAGAATGCGATTGCGGTGGTCATGGCGACCGGCGGCTCGACCAATGCCGTTCTGCATTGGCTCGCTATCGCCCACGCCGCGCAGGTCGAATGGACGCTTGACGACTTCGAGCGCGTGCGCGTCCGCACGCCAGTGCTGTGCGACATGAAGCCCTCGGGCAAGTACGTGGCCACCGATCTGCACCAAGCCGGCGGCGTGCCACAGGTGATGAAGATGTTGCTCAACCACGGGTTGATTCACGGCGATTGCCTAACCATCACCGGCAAAACGGTCGCGGAAAATCTCAAAGACGTTCCCGACAGTCCGGCGAAAAATCAGGATGTCATCCGGCAGTGGGGCAACCCGCTATACCCGCACGGGCATCTGGCGATTCTGAGGGGCAACCTCGCCACCGAAGGCTGCGTTGCCAAAACCACCGGCCTAAAAAATCTGGTGATCACCGGTCCGGCCCGCGTGTTTGATTCGGAAGAAGCGGCGTTGCAGGCCATACTCGGCGACAAAATCAAGCCGGGCGACGTGCTGGTGATCCGCTACGAGGGTCCCAAGGGCGGTCCTGGAATGCGTGAAATGCTAGCCCCAACCTCGGCCATTATCGGCAAAGGCCTAGGCGACAAGGTCGGGCTGATTACCGACGGCCGTTTCTCCGGCGGCACTTGGGGAATGGTGGTAGGACACATTGCCCCCGAAGCTTTCGTCGGCGGGACCCTGGCCTTAGTGAAAGAAGGCGATTCGATTACGATTGATGCTCACCAGCACCTGCTGCAGCTCAACGTGCCGGAGGCCGAGCTTGCCAAGCGCCGCGCCGCCTGGCAGCCGCCGCAACCGCGCTACACCCGCGGCGTGCTCGCGAAGTACGCGAAGCTCGTATCCAGCGCGAGCAAAGGCGCGGTGACGGACTGA